Proteins co-encoded in one Stutzerimonas stutzeri genomic window:
- the sbcB gene encoding exodeoxyribonuclease I gives MTSSIFWYDFETTGISPRCDRPLQVAGIRTNEALEEIGEPLNLYCRPGDDILPHPAACLVTGITPATLLAKGLCEAEFVTRLHRELAQPGTCGAGYNTLRFDDEVLRYSLYRNFFDPYAREWQGGNSRWDLIDLVRTAYALRPEGLVWPEEDGRVTLKLERLSVANGLEHVQAHDALSDVRATIALARLIRERQPRLYDYLYRLRRKNAVIEQVELLKPMVHISGRFSAARHYLSVVLPLAWHPRNRNALIVCDLNAECSPLWEESADTLRERLYTRREDLGEKLPAPLKLVHVNRCPVLLPMKVLRPVDVERLGLDLQCCESRARDLISREVTWGAKLADIYQEQAFNEVADPEQQLYEGFLGERDRRLCEQVRSLMASTGSSVTPPFDDPRLPELHFRYRARNFPEGLSDEERRQWQQFCRQRLTAPEFGAPNTLEQFESALRELLVSASPEQAELLQQWARHAQGLRERFIG, from the coding sequence GTGACGTCCAGCATCTTCTGGTATGACTTTGAAACCACCGGTATCTCGCCGCGCTGCGATCGGCCACTGCAGGTTGCCGGAATCCGAACCAATGAAGCCCTGGAGGAAATTGGCGAGCCGCTGAATCTCTATTGCCGCCCTGGCGACGACATCCTGCCTCATCCGGCGGCCTGCCTGGTGACAGGCATCACGCCGGCGACCTTGCTGGCCAAGGGGCTGTGCGAGGCGGAGTTCGTTACCCGGCTGCACCGGGAACTGGCGCAGCCGGGCACCTGTGGCGCTGGCTACAACACCTTGCGGTTCGATGACGAAGTGCTGCGCTACAGCCTTTACCGAAACTTCTTCGATCCCTATGCACGCGAGTGGCAGGGCGGCAACAGCCGGTGGGATCTCATCGACCTGGTCCGCACCGCTTATGCGTTGCGACCCGAAGGGCTGGTCTGGCCGGAGGAGGACGGACGGGTGACGCTGAAGCTGGAGCGCCTCAGCGTGGCCAACGGGCTTGAGCATGTGCAGGCGCACGATGCGCTGTCGGATGTGCGGGCGACCATCGCGCTGGCGAGGTTGATAAGGGAGCGTCAGCCGCGGCTGTACGACTATCTCTACCGGTTGCGTCGCAAGAATGCGGTCATCGAGCAGGTCGAGCTGTTGAAGCCGATGGTACACATCTCCGGGCGTTTCTCCGCCGCGCGGCACTATCTGTCCGTGGTGCTACCGTTGGCCTGGCATCCGCGCAACCGTAACGCGCTCATCGTTTGCGACCTCAACGCCGAATGCTCGCCGCTTTGGGAAGAGTCGGCCGATACGCTACGCGAGCGCTTGTATACCCGGCGAGAGGACCTCGGCGAAAAGCTACCGGCGCCGTTGAAACTGGTGCACGTCAACCGTTGCCCGGTTCTGCTGCCCATGAAGGTGTTGCGGCCGGTCGATGTCGAGCGATTGGGCCTGGACCTGCAGTGCTGCGAGTCGAGGGCTCGCGATCTGATCAGTCGGGAAGTGACGTGGGGCGCGAAACTCGCCGACATCTATCAGGAGCAGGCATTCAATGAGGTGGCTGATCCTGAACAGCAACTCTACGAAGGGTTTCTGGGAGAGCGCGATCGGCGACTGTGCGAGCAGGTCAGAAGCCTCATGGCCTCAACAGGCTCGAGCGTAACGCCACCGTTCGATGATCCTCGCTTGCCTGAACTGCACTTTCGCTACCGCGCACGCAACTTCCCGGAAGGCCTGTCGGACGAGGAACGGCGGCAATGGCAACAGTTCTGCCGGCAACGGCTGACCGCCCCAGAATTCGGTGCGCCCAATACGCTCGAGCAGTTCGAAAGCGCATTGCGTGAGTTGCTGGTCTCAGCCAGTCCCGAGCAGGCGGAGCTGCTGCAACAATGGGCTCGCCACGCCCAAGGCTTGCGCGAGCGCTTTATTGGCTGA
- the mvaT gene encoding histone-like nucleoid-structuring protein MvaT, with protein MSLINEYRATEEAIKELQERLKSLSADDKLKKELEFEGKLRELMGEYQKSLRDIIALLDPDARNSKSPRAAKAPAATKRARRVKQYKNPHNGEVIETKGGNHKTLKEWKAQWGADEVEGWATLLG; from the coding sequence ATGTCGCTGATCAATGAATACCGCGCTACTGAAGAGGCTATCAAGGAACTCCAGGAACGCCTGAAGTCTCTTTCTGCAGACGACAAGCTGAAAAAAGAGCTCGAGTTCGAAGGCAAACTGCGTGAGCTGATGGGCGAATACCAGAAGTCGCTTCGCGACATCATCGCACTGCTCGACCCGGATGCCCGAAACAGCAAGTCGCCTCGCGCAGCGAAAGCGCCGGCCGCAACCAAGCGCGCCCGTCGCGTCAAGCAGTACAAGAACCCGCACAATGGCGAAGTGATTGAAACCAAAGGTGGCAATCATAAAACGCTGAAAGAGTGGAAAGCTCAGTGGGGCGCTGACGAAGTTGAAGGCTGGGCCACTCTGCTCGGTTAA
- the purU gene encoding formyltetrahydrofolate deformylase, whose protein sequence is MRTFRLVIACPDGVGIVAKVSNFLATYNGWITEANHHSDHQSGWFFMRHEIRADSLPFDLAGFRQAFAPIAREFSMEWRITDSAERKRVVLMASRESHCLADLLHRWHSGELDCEIPCVISNHDDLRSMVEWHGIPYFHVPVAPGGKEEAFAEVTRLVREHQADVIVLARYMQILPAGLCEEFAQRVINIHHSFLPSFAGAKPYHQASLRGVKLIGATCHYVTEELDAGPIIEQDVVRVSHRDSIEDMVRLGKDVEKMVLSRGLRYHLQDRVLVHSNKTLVFN, encoded by the coding sequence ATGCGCACATTCAGGCTGGTTATTGCCTGTCCCGATGGCGTTGGCATTGTTGCCAAGGTCAGCAATTTCCTGGCCACCTACAACGGCTGGATCACCGAAGCCAATCATCACTCGGACCATCAGAGCGGCTGGTTCTTCATGCGCCATGAAATTCGCGCCGACTCGCTGCCTTTCGATCTGGCAGGGTTTCGTCAGGCCTTCGCCCCGATCGCGCGCGAGTTCTCCATGGAGTGGCGCATTACCGACTCGGCAGAGCGCAAGCGTGTCGTGCTGATGGCCAGTCGTGAGTCGCACTGCCTGGCTGATCTGCTGCACCGCTGGCACAGCGGTGAGCTGGATTGCGAAATTCCCTGTGTAATTTCCAACCATGACGACCTCCGCAGCATGGTCGAGTGGCACGGCATCCCCTATTTCCATGTGCCGGTCGCGCCCGGAGGCAAGGAGGAGGCTTTTGCCGAGGTGACACGTCTGGTGCGTGAGCATCAGGCCGATGTGATTGTGCTTGCCCGCTACATGCAGATCCTGCCTGCGGGGCTGTGTGAAGAATTCGCGCAACGCGTAATCAACATCCATCACAGCTTTCTGCCGTCGTTCGCCGGTGCCAAGCCTTATCACCAGGCCTCGCTGCGAGGGGTCAAGCTGATCGGTGCGACTTGCCACTACGTCACCGAGGAGCTGGATGCCGGCCCGATCATCGAGCAGGACGTGGTGCGCGTCAGTCACCGTGACAGCATCGAAGATATGGTTCGGCTGGGCAAAGACGTGGAAAAGATGGTGCTTTCGCGTGGCCTGCGCTATCACTTGCAGGACCGTGTGTTGGTGCACAGCAACAAAACGCTGGTATTCAACTGA
- a CDS encoding helicase HerA-like domain-containing protein has translation MTSPDRFVLGVEATGEPSTHPLRLINRHGLVAGATGTGKTVTLQRLAEQFSDAGIAVFAADIKGDLCGLGAAGAPKGKIAERIASMPWLEHRPQAYPVTLWDVYGVSGHPLRTTLTEMGPLLLGSLLELTDSQQTALYAAYKVADREGLLLLDLKDLKALLGYLKQNPDVLGEDAALLTTASSQALLRRLATLEQQGADALFGEPALALEDILQPASDGRGRIHLLDASTLVHQAPKVYATFLLWMLAELFEQLPERGDADRPLLALFFDEAHLLFNDTPKALQDRLAQVVRLIRSKGVGVFFVTQSPSDLPDEILAQLGLRIQHGLRAFTVKEQKALRAVAEGFRANPSFSTLDTLVDLGIGEALVGGLEDKGTPAMVQRVAIAPPQSRVGPLAANERQALIADSSLRTRYDTAIDRESAYEILLERANQAKQAPAPEKAQASKGELSDVFGDLAGRAFKSAMRQAASQLGRQLARGVLGSLLGRGR, from the coding sequence ATGACAAGTCCCGATCGATTCGTGCTGGGAGTTGAGGCTACCGGCGAACCCAGCACCCATCCGCTTCGGTTGATCAATCGTCATGGTCTGGTAGCGGGCGCGACGGGAACTGGCAAGACGGTGACCTTGCAGCGCCTTGCCGAACAGTTCAGCGATGCCGGGATTGCCGTCTTTGCGGCCGATATAAAGGGCGATCTGTGCGGCCTTGGAGCGGCCGGAGCGCCCAAAGGAAAGATCGCCGAGCGCATCGCCAGCATGCCCTGGCTCGAGCACCGGCCGCAGGCCTATCCGGTCACCTTGTGGGACGTCTACGGCGTCAGCGGGCACCCGTTGCGCACGACGCTTACCGAGATGGGGCCTTTGCTGCTGGGCAGTCTGCTCGAACTGACCGATAGCCAGCAGACAGCGCTCTACGCTGCCTACAAGGTTGCCGACCGTGAAGGGCTGTTGCTCCTGGACTTGAAAGACCTCAAGGCGTTGCTCGGCTATCTCAAGCAGAACCCGGACGTGCTGGGCGAAGATGCGGCGTTGCTGACCACGGCGTCGTCGCAGGCTTTGCTGCGACGTTTGGCAACGCTGGAGCAGCAGGGGGCTGACGCCTTGTTTGGTGAGCCGGCGCTGGCGCTGGAGGATATCCTGCAGCCGGCGAGTGATGGGCGAGGTCGGATTCATCTGCTCGATGCCAGCACGCTCGTGCATCAGGCGCCGAAGGTCTATGCAACCTTCCTGTTGTGGATGCTGGCAGAGCTGTTCGAGCAACTGCCTGAGCGCGGCGATGCCGATCGCCCGCTGCTTGCGTTGTTCTTCGACGAAGCTCATCTGTTGTTCAACGATACGCCCAAAGCGCTGCAGGATCGGCTGGCGCAGGTGGTTCGGCTGATCCGCTCGAAGGGCGTAGGCGTGTTTTTCGTGACGCAGTCACCCTCTGATTTGCCCGACGAGATACTGGCGCAGCTGGGTCTGCGCATTCAGCATGGGCTACGGGCTTTCACCGTCAAGGAGCAGAAGGCGTTGCGCGCTGTGGCAGAGGGCTTTCGTGCCAATCCGTCCTTTTCCACGCTGGACACACTGGTGGACCTTGGCATCGGGGAGGCGCTGGTCGGTGGCCTCGAAGACAAGGGAACGCCGGCCATGGTGCAGCGCGTTGCGATCGCGCCGCCACAGTCGCGAGTAGGGCCGCTTGCGGCGAACGAACGGCAGGCGCTGATCGCAGACTCTTCCCTGCGGACGCGCTACGACACGGCCATCGATCGCGAATCCGCATACGAGATCCTGCTTGAGCGGGCAAACCAGGCCAAACAGGCCCCCGCACCGGAGAAGGCGCAAGCCTCGAAGGGCGAGCTGAGCGATGTATTCGGCGATCTGGCGGGGCGAGCATTCAAAAGTGCAATGCGCCAGGCGGCTTCTCAGTTGGGCAGGCAGTTGGCGCGAGGAGTGCTGGGTTCGCTGTTAGGGCGGGGGCGCTGA
- a CDS encoding mannose-1-phosphate guanylyltransferase/mannose-6-phosphate isomerase encodes MIPVILSGGSGSRLWPLSRKAFPKQFLALTAEQTLFQQTIERLAFDGMQPPLLVCNQEHRFIVKEQLAARKLAIQGLMLEPFGRNTAPAIAIAAMKLLEDGRDELLLVLPADHVIEDHKAFQRSLALATNAAENGEMVLFGIPATSPETGYGYIKCDHSERNGLPEGVNRVTSFVEKPDEARAQQYVESGDYYWNSGMFLFRASVFLEELKKHDPDIYDTCWVALERSAKNGEEVLIDPATFACCPDNSIDYAVMEKTELACVVPMSAGWSDVGSWSSLWDVLEKDENGNVSRGDVIVEDSRNCLVHGNGKLVTVVGLDNIVVVETKDATMIAHKDKVQDVKKLVNKLDAMKRSETQNHCAVYRPWGWYDSVDMGGRFQVKRICVNPGAQLSLQMHHHRAEHWIVVSGTAQVTCNDKTFLLTENQSTYIPVTSIHRLANPGKIPLEIIEVQSGSYLGEDDIERLDDVYGRAPDSVVSQSAR; translated from the coding sequence ATGATTCCGGTCATCCTCTCAGGCGGCAGCGGTTCCCGGCTCTGGCCTCTTTCTCGCAAGGCATTTCCCAAGCAGTTCCTGGCTCTGACGGCTGAACAGACGCTGTTTCAGCAAACCATCGAGCGCCTCGCTTTCGACGGCATGCAGCCGCCCCTGCTGGTTTGCAACCAGGAACACCGCTTCATCGTCAAAGAACAGCTGGCAGCACGCAAGCTGGCCATCCAGGGCCTCATGCTCGAACCCTTCGGGCGCAACACCGCACCGGCGATCGCGATCGCGGCGATGAAACTGCTCGAGGATGGTCGCGATGAATTGCTGCTGGTCCTGCCAGCCGACCACGTGATCGAAGATCACAAAGCCTTCCAACGCTCACTCGCGCTGGCCACCAACGCCGCGGAAAACGGCGAGATGGTGCTGTTCGGCATTCCGGCAACCAGCCCCGAAACCGGCTATGGCTACATCAAGTGTGACCACAGCGAGCGCAACGGGCTGCCTGAAGGTGTCAACCGGGTAACCAGCTTTGTCGAGAAGCCTGACGAAGCGCGCGCGCAGCAGTACGTGGAATCGGGCGACTACTACTGGAACAGCGGCATGTTCCTGTTCCGCGCCAGCGTGTTCCTGGAGGAACTGAAGAAACACGATCCGGATATCTACGATACCTGCTGGGTTGCGCTGGAGCGCAGCGCCAAGAATGGTGAAGAGGTCCTGATCGATCCGGCGACCTTCGCCTGCTGCCCGGACAACTCGATCGACTATGCCGTGATGGAAAAGACCGAGTTGGCCTGTGTGGTGCCGATGTCCGCTGGCTGGAGCGATGTCGGCTCCTGGTCGTCCCTTTGGGACGTGCTGGAAAAGGACGAGAACGGCAACGTGTCCCGCGGCGACGTGATCGTCGAGGACAGCCGCAACTGCCTGGTACACGGCAACGGCAAGCTGGTGACGGTGGTTGGCCTGGACAATATCGTCGTGGTCGAGACCAAAGACGCGACCATGATCGCGCATAAGGACAAGGTTCAGGACGTCAAGAAGCTGGTCAACAAGCTCGACGCCATGAAGCGTTCAGAAACACAGAATCATTGCGCCGTATATCGCCCGTGGGGCTGGTACGACTCGGTCGACATGGGCGGACGCTTCCAGGTCAAGCGCATCTGCGTCAATCCTGGCGCGCAGCTCTCGCTGCAAATGCACCATCACCGCGCCGAGCACTGGATCGTTGTGTCGGGCACCGCGCAGGTAACTTGCAACGACAAAACTTTCCTCCTTACCGAGAATCAGTCGACCTATATTCCGGTGACCTCGATTCATCGCCTGGCGAACCCGGGCAAGATTCCACTGGAAATTATCGAAGTACAATCGGGCAGCTATCTGGGTGAAGATGATATCGAGCGCCTCGACGACGTCTACGGCCGCGCACCGGACTCGGTAGTGAGCCAGTCGGCCCGCTAA
- the yaaA gene encoding peroxide stress protein YaaA, which yields MLMVISPAKTLDYDTPPTTDRFTQPEHLDHAQQLIDQLRGYSPQQISELMHLSDKLAALNVARYGSWTPTFSPENAKQALLAFKGDVYTGLDADDFSDQDLDFAQDHLRMLSGLYGVLRPLDLMQPYRLEMGTKLANPRGKDLYAFWGERISLWLNDALTAQGDDVLLNLASKEYFGAVKRQALNARVIDVDFKDRKNDQYKIISFYAKKARGLMARYVIKERVEQPHQLLDFAYDGYRYNAKDSSADHLVFLRDTPR from the coding sequence ATGCTGATGGTGATTTCGCCAGCCAAGACCCTGGACTACGACACCCCGCCGACCACAGACCGCTTCACTCAACCTGAACATCTCGACCACGCACAGCAGCTGATCGATCAGCTACGCGGTTATTCACCGCAGCAGATCAGCGAACTGATGCACCTGTCGGACAAACTGGCCGCTCTGAACGTCGCCCGCTACGGCAGCTGGACGCCGACATTCAGCCCCGAAAACGCCAAACAGGCGCTACTGGCCTTCAAGGGGGATGTGTATACCGGACTCGATGCCGACGACTTCTCCGACCAGGACCTGGATTTTGCCCAGGACCATCTACGGATGCTGTCCGGCCTGTATGGCGTCCTTCGTCCGCTCGACCTGATGCAGCCTTACCGACTGGAGATGGGAACCAAACTGGCGAACCCACGCGGCAAGGATCTGTATGCCTTCTGGGGGGAACGCATCAGCCTCTGGCTGAACGACGCGCTGACGGCCCAGGGCGACGACGTCCTGCTCAACCTGGCTTCGAAAGAGTACTTCGGTGCAGTCAAACGCCAGGCACTGAACGCCCGAGTGATCGACGTCGACTTCAAGGACCGCAAGAACGATCAGTACAAGATCATCAGCTTCTACGCCAAGAAAGCACGCGGCCTGATGGCCCGTTACGTGATCAAAGAGCGTGTCGAGCAGCCGCACCAACTGCTGGATTTCGCTTACGACGGTTACCGCTACAACGCCAAGGACTCCTCGGCCGATCACCTGGTATTTCTGCGCGACACTCCGCGCTGA
- the dmeF gene encoding CDF family Co(II)/Ni(II) efflux transporter DmeF: protein MTDCNHSRWETSHDYRPLEHGTERQTWAVVLLTGVTMVAEITAGHLFNSMALLADGWHMASHMVAIGMAAIAYLLARRYAHDRRFAFGTWKIEVLAGFASALLLVVVALMMIVESLSRLWSPAQIGFDEALWVAGIGLVVNLLSAWLLRDQHDHSHAHHDHDHDHDHDHDHDHDHDHDHGQSGSAAPGRDLNRHAAFVHVLTDGLTSVAAIIALLGGKYFGWNWLDPLMGIVGAAVILVWAKGLLRDTGKALLDREMDDPLVQRVQAQLEKVPDTEVTDLHLWRVGRAQYSCIVSIVTHQGYSADRYKAELAGFPQLVHVTAEVNRCGENGRVDY from the coding sequence ATGACTGACTGCAATCATTCGCGCTGGGAAACCTCCCATGATTACCGCCCGCTCGAGCACGGCACCGAGCGTCAGACCTGGGCTGTTGTGCTGTTGACGGGCGTCACCATGGTCGCCGAGATCACCGCCGGCCACCTGTTCAATTCGATGGCGTTGCTCGCCGATGGCTGGCACATGGCGTCGCACATGGTTGCCATTGGCATGGCGGCGATCGCCTATCTGCTCGCGCGGCGCTATGCGCACGATCGGCGCTTCGCATTCGGAACCTGGAAGATCGAGGTTCTGGCCGGCTTCGCCAGTGCGCTATTGCTGGTCGTGGTGGCGCTGATGATGATCGTCGAATCGCTGTCACGGCTCTGGTCCCCCGCTCAGATCGGGTTCGACGAGGCGCTGTGGGTCGCCGGCATCGGGCTGGTGGTCAATCTCCTGTCGGCCTGGCTGTTGCGCGATCAGCACGACCACAGCCATGCTCATCACGATCACGATCACGATCACGATCACGATCACGATCACGATCACGATCACGATCACGATCACGGCCAGTCAGGCTCGGCAGCGCCGGGGCGGGACCTCAACCGTCACGCCGCCTTTGTCCATGTCCTGACCGACGGGCTCACCTCGGTGGCCGCCATCATCGCCCTGCTCGGGGGCAAGTATTTCGGTTGGAACTGGCTGGACCCGCTGATGGGTATCGTCGGCGCTGCGGTCATCCTGGTCTGGGCCAAAGGCTTGTTGCGCGACACGGGGAAGGCGCTGTTGGACCGCGAGATGGACGACCCTCTGGTGCAGCGCGTGCAGGCGCAGCTGGAGAAGGTGCCCGACACCGAGGTCACCGATCTGCATCTATGGCGGGTAGGGCGTGCGCAGTACAGCTGCATCGTCAGCATTGTCACGCATCAGGGGTATTCGGCCGATCGCTACAAGGCGGAGCTGGCCGGCTTTCCGCAACTGGTTCACGTGACGGCGGAGGTCAATCGGTGCGGCGAAAACGGCCGAGTTGATTATTGA
- a CDS encoding PhoH family protein — translation MDDYGRPRATQPTLYVLDTNVLIHDPNALLNFQEHQVAIPMTVLEELDQLKTGKHTVAAECRQAIRLIDKVLGNATPEEVELGVPIQREKSGPCGSLSILMSRGADSTALPEDLNDNKIINQVVELQRRSSGVPVVLVTNDINMRLKARACGVASEDYHTDKLVDDVGQLSRGYHSLSGSFWDRVSKVDTHQGHGRTWHRVQLIDNLPAVHINEFILDEQGFVGWIKGIKADELLLLDMHQEPLLHQEAWGLRPRDIHQALALFALLDPDIHLVNLSGAAGSGKTILALAAAIEQTVVSKRYRRIIATRSVQGLDEDIGFLPGTEAEKMEPWLGAITDNLEALHMDDENTHGSVDYILQKVPLQFKSLNYIRGRSFQQSLILIDECQNLTPHQMKTIITRAGSGSKVVCLGNLAQIDTPYLSATSSGLTYLTERFKDFPHGMHITLQGVPRSILAEYAEAHM, via the coding sequence ATGGATGACTACGGCAGACCCCGCGCTACTCAGCCCACCCTCTACGTTCTGGACACCAACGTCCTGATCCACGACCCCAACGCGTTATTGAATTTCCAGGAACACCAGGTCGCCATTCCGATGACGGTTCTGGAGGAGCTGGATCAGCTCAAGACCGGCAAGCACACGGTAGCGGCCGAGTGCCGTCAGGCCATTCGCCTGATCGATAAAGTGCTTGGCAACGCGACACCCGAGGAGGTCGAGCTCGGCGTACCGATCCAGCGTGAGAAGAGCGGACCCTGCGGCAGCCTGTCGATCCTGATGAGCCGGGGCGCCGACTCCACCGCGCTACCGGAAGATCTCAACGACAACAAGATCATCAACCAGGTCGTGGAGTTGCAACGGCGCAGCAGCGGTGTTCCTGTGGTGCTGGTGACCAATGACATCAACATGCGGCTGAAGGCGCGTGCCTGCGGTGTCGCCTCGGAGGACTACCATACCGACAAGCTGGTCGACGACGTCGGCCAGCTGTCTCGCGGTTATCACAGCCTGAGCGGATCGTTCTGGGATCGGGTCAGCAAGGTCGATACCCATCAGGGGCATGGGCGTACCTGGCACCGGGTTCAGCTGATCGACAACTTGCCCGCCGTACACATCAACGAGTTCATCCTCGATGAGCAGGGCTTCGTGGGCTGGATCAAGGGGATCAAGGCTGACGAGCTGCTGTTGCTGGACATGCATCAGGAGCCCCTGTTGCATCAGGAGGCCTGGGGATTACGTCCACGGGATATCCATCAGGCGCTGGCGCTGTTCGCCTTGCTCGACCCGGACATCCATCTGGTCAACCTCTCGGGGGCGGCCGGCTCTGGCAAGACCATTCTTGCGCTGGCCGCGGCCATCGAGCAGACCGTGGTCAGTAAGCGCTATCGTCGGATCATCGCAACCCGCAGCGTGCAAGGCCTCGATGAGGACATCGGCTTTCTGCCCGGTACCGAGGCGGAAAAAATGGAGCCCTGGCTTGGCGCAATCACCGATAACCTCGAAGCCTTGCATATGGATGACGAGAACACCCACGGCAGCGTCGATTACATCCTGCAAAAGGTGCCGCTGCAGTTCAAATCCCTCAACTACATCCGCGGCCGCAGCTTCCAGCAGAGCCTGATTCTGATCGATGAATGCCAGAACCTGACGCCGCATCAGATGAAAACCATCATCACCCGCGCAGGCAGCGGCTCGAAGGTGGTTTGCCTGGGCAACCTGGCGCAGATCGATACCCCCTACCTGTCGGCCACCAGCTCGGGGCTTACCTACCTGACCGAGCGGTTCAAGGACTTCCCGCACGGCATGCACATCACGCTGCAAGGCGTGCCCCGTTCGATTCTGGCGGAATACGCCGAGGCCCATATGTAG
- the moaC gene encoding cyclic pyranopterin monophosphate synthase MoaC: MLTHLDAQGRANMVDVTAKAVTAREAVAEAKVRMQPETLQMIQQGGHPKGDVFAVARIAGIQAAKRTHELIPLCHPLLLTSIKVDLQAEGEDCVRIEARCKLAGQTGVEMEALTAASVAALTLYDMCKAVDKGMVIEAVRLLEKLGGKSGHWQVPT, translated from the coding sequence ATGCTCACTCATCTCGACGCCCAAGGGCGAGCGAATATGGTCGATGTCACTGCCAAGGCCGTTACGGCACGCGAGGCAGTAGCCGAGGCCAAGGTCCGCATGCAGCCTGAAACCCTGCAAATGATCCAGCAAGGGGGGCATCCCAAGGGAGATGTCTTCGCCGTTGCGCGTATCGCGGGCATTCAGGCAGCGAAGCGGACCCATGAACTCATTCCACTTTGCCATCCGCTACTGCTGACCAGCATCAAGGTCGACCTGCAGGCCGAGGGCGAAGACTGTGTGCGCATCGAGGCGCGCTGCAAGCTGGCTGGTCAGACCGGCGTGGAGATGGAGGCACTGACGGCGGCAAGCGTTGCGGCGCTGACGCTCTATGACATGTGCAAGGCGGTCGACAAAGGCATGGTTATCGAAGCGGTCCGGCTGTTGGAAAAGCTCGGTGGCAAAAGCGGGCACTGGCAGGTGCCGACATGA
- a CDS encoding MoaD/ThiS family protein — MIRVQYFARYREALGLDTEQLDWDASLRQVDDLRQRLLARGDQWAVLGEQNLMCARNQELCGLDEPLADGDEVAFFPTVTGG; from the coding sequence ATGATTCGGGTGCAGTATTTTGCGCGCTATCGCGAGGCGCTGGGGCTGGATACCGAGCAGCTGGATTGGGACGCATCGCTTCGGCAGGTCGACGATCTGCGGCAACGGTTACTGGCACGCGGCGACCAGTGGGCGGTCCTCGGCGAGCAGAACCTCATGTGCGCGCGCAATCAGGAGCTGTGCGGGCTCGATGAGCCGCTCGCTGACGGCGACGAGGTCGCCTTCTTCCCCACCGTGACCGGAGGCTGA
- the moaE gene encoding molybdopterin synthase catalytic subunit MoaE produces MSVRVQQAAFDPGVELNALHAANLGIGAVAGFVGYVRDFNDGQDVAGMFLEHAPGMTEKALQKIVEEAGERWPLLRLEIVHRVGRLEPGEPIVFVGAASAHREAAFDGCRFVMDYLKTRAPFWKKEDTPSGPRWVEGRCSDQAAAQRWQQD; encoded by the coding sequence ATGAGTGTGCGCGTACAGCAGGCCGCGTTCGATCCAGGCGTCGAGCTCAACGCACTGCATGCGGCCAACCTCGGTATCGGGGCGGTGGCGGGCTTTGTCGGTTACGTCCGCGATTTCAACGATGGCCAGGACGTCGCTGGCATGTTTCTCGAGCACGCGCCCGGTATGACGGAAAAGGCACTGCAGAAAATCGTCGAGGAGGCTGGCGAGCGCTGGCCTCTGCTCAGGCTGGAAATCGTCCATCGTGTCGGACGGCTCGAGCCGGGCGAGCCGATCGTTTTCGTCGGCGCTGCCAGCGCGCACCGTGAAGCGGCGTTCGATGGTTGCCGGTTCGTCATGGATTATCTGAAGACCCGTGCCCCGTTCTGGAAGAAAGAAGACACGCCGTCCGGCCCGCGTTGGGTGGAAGGGCGTTGCAGCGACCAGGCCGCGGCACAGCGTTGGCAGCAGGATTGA